CCCAACATTTGTTAAACCAAATTTCCAAAGGACTATTTATACTATATTGTATTTCTACAATCAACCAAAGAAGGTCTCACACATCTTTCTCTCACACATCTTTCTTATGCATGACATTAGCTAGagtgcaaatataaaatattatttagaatGCTGAGCCCGGGCCCGCGCCACGTGGAATCACCGGAGCGGCCCACCCTTCCGCCGCGGCCCGGGAGCAGCGCCCGGCCGCGCCAATGGGCCGGCAGAAAGGGGCGCGCGTGCGCAGGACGGGGGAGGCATGTTGATggcgggctgggggcggggcagAGAGGGGGAGTGCTTGAGCACGGGCCTGGAAGGCTCATCTTGGAAAACTTCGCGTCTGGAAAAACGATTCGGCGGTGAGGACGGCAACGGTGCCGATGACCATGGGATCTCTGTGGCTGTTCAGAACTCCTTTCCTATGTAGCCTGCTCTGGGCCTTTTGCACCCCAGGTGCCAGGACTGAGGAGCCCGGGGCCAGCTTCTCACATCCTGGCAGCGCAGGCCTGGATAGGAACACCGTGCACGACCAAGAGCATATCCTGGAGCATCTAGAAGGTGTCATCAACAAACCAGAGGCGGAGATGTCTCCACAAGAACTGCAGCTCCATTATTTCAAAATGCACGATTATGATGGCAATAATTTACTTGACGGCTTAGAACTCTCCACAGCCATCACTCATGCCCATAAGGAAGGGAGTGACCAGACACTACCAATGAAAGAAGAAGATCTGATTAACTTAATAGATGGTGTTTTGAGAGATGATGATAAGAACAATGATGGATACATTGACTATGCTGAATTTGCAAAATCACTGCAGTAGATGCTGTTTGGTTTCCTCATAGTCATATGCAAACGTGACCTGATATAATGTGAACTTTTAGTAATGCGGAATAATTTATTGCTGCAGTATTTTGGTAAAAACCTGTAGCACATGTTACACTGGGGTGAGAAACAGAAATCAAGAGAAATAGAAGAGGAATGGGACACATGGTAATCCCTGCGTATTGCTAAACCTCTTACTGGACAAGGGTCTGATTAAAGAATCCTTTTAGGAATATTGGATAATTGGAGCTGAGTCCTCAGGAACTTGAATTTGACTGTAGAATATTGCTAGTCTCTCGGTATTAATTTATGCTACCTGAAAAGGAAGACCACAAGCTCTGCCAAGTGGACATACttttcacaaacagaaggaatggagTGAATGCCAAATGTCTCCTTGTTACTTCTCTTCAGGTAAATGTGGTCAGTATTCTGGAAGGTCGCTGGCCTTAAGGATTTCTTGCTCTGCACAAGTGGATATTTATAAGGCTGTTTCAAAGCTACAACATAAGAATGTCAAGTGTTGAGTTTAGTTGACCACTGAGTCCAAGATTTTGAATCCTCTGGCATTTTGAGAATGATATACCACTGGCCTAAGtaacatttttcagtttttcaatgtTTTATGAAACTACTGCCACATGCTTATACTTTATCTCTTCAACTTGGGAGAGACCTTGAATTTAAAAGTGTTCTCTACTCTAATCAATAGCAAATGTTCTAGCtttcttaatatttctatttaactctttttttctagcattttatttttgccatttagAATGTAAagattttactctttcttcttgaTATGATGGGGGTAAAACTACCAGCTGGTCCAGCACAAGTGAGAAGTAAAAAAGATCTTTCACCAAACACAATGATTAACCTGATACAAGTTATATTTCAAAAGGAATGTTGTTTAAATGACCTCTCCTAGCCTGATTACATGAATTCTTCAGACcagtaaaattagaaaaagaggCTTAACAACGTAAATCTCAATAGGAGTCAAACATTAGAAGCAGCAGATTGTAATTTGGTTTATTGGATATGATGGACATGCTGTAACAGAAACCTGAAATGATAgttgactgggattgcataaaatTTGCTGTAAGATATATAAagacttattttctttattaaattattctTATAAGAAAACATGTATTTGTAAAAATGGTTTCCTGTGTCACATATTTGTGCAATCAGAGCTGAATTGTAAGCTATTCTTGTAATATCTAGTTATTTTGAAAGATTTGTATAATGAATTCAGATATATGGACCAATAAAActgatgaaacaaaaaaaaaaaaaaaaaaaaaaaaaaaaaaaaaaatattatttagtttttcttcaaGTGAAATGACTGGCAAACTACAACATCAGAAAGTATTCCCACATAAAATGGTGATTAATAgcccttatttcttttttaaaattgtcattTCATTGAGCAAAAACCATCACATAAAATGTCACATATGGTTTGCCTTACTGTTCCAATGAAACTTTCTTAACAAATCAAATACGGTTTTTGTATACAATTCAGCGTATCATTAGAAAGTAGGTGGGTTGAAAACATAATATTTGCAGCTCGCATTTTTTTGCAACCTCCCCTTCTATAGCAGTTAAAGGCCTTGATTTGCACTTCACTGATGAGGGGCCAGAATACTGGGGGATTTAGCTTTTCAAGCTCAGATTCAACTCCAATGTGCTGGAATGGAATACAAAGTACAACTCTGCATTCATTATCACTTAGTTATACAACTAGCTGGGTTTCAAAGGCATTTTCCTCCCCGAAGCAAAATTTGTGCCAGGTACTTTTGTTTCCTTGGAATgacattttcatattaaaaatttttttaagtcttcctGTTACAAATTCAAGAACATTCTTATGTCACTTCTTTCTTACCTGCTTTCATTTGAGACCATAGGTCACTaagcatatctttttttttcaacaagTTGTTCttaaatgcaaaacaccaaataTAATTTTTGCCTTTCAAATGACTACCCAAAGAGGAAGATAATCAAACTCAGTTTGTACTtccctactttcatatttattgcaATTTTAAGAGTCACTAACACAGAAACTGACAACAATGAATCTTTACATTAGTCTTGATCAGAGTTTCTCACCCATaacactactgacatttggggttggatgattctttgttgtggggggctctcctgtgcattataggatatttagcagcatccctggcctctactcactagaCACCAGTAGCACTCTctactctcccccacccccacaagccgtgacaaccaaaaatgtctccagacaaagCCCAATGTCTCCTGAGGGGCAAAATACCCTCCTACCCCAACTGAGAACCGCTGGCCTAGAACTCTGAgggtatatttggaaaattttttcaaTGCATAGTTCTCCATTTTAAAGAATGCAGCAGTTTTCTGATTAATTGGAGTTAGAGATGTTGATACTATGTCCATTAAAAAGCTTGTTTGGAACTGTCTAGGGTagatctctcagcttctgtcctTGCTCCTCCAACCCCCatcaatttattttctatataactGCTAGAAGGATCCCTTTAATGAAGTCAGATCATTGGccccctgcccattcagaatACAAGTCAAAATCCTCACAGGGCCCTGTAGGATCTGGCCTCTTTCCTCGCTCTGACTTTATCTCCTATGACTCCTTCTTACTTGCCCTCACCAGCCACACtagcctccttgctgttccttggCCTTGCCTGCACACTCCTATCTTGGAAACTTTGCATTTGCCCTTCCCTCTGCCAGGAACACCTTTCCCTCAGAGAGCTACATGCTTTGTCCTTGCACTCTCTTCAGGTTCTGCTTGTATATCACGTTTTCAGAGTAACCTCCCCTTTTAATCCATCTCTCCACCCCTATCCCCCTATTCctgctttagttttctttgaCATCCTGTCACCATGTGGcatagtatatatttatttgttaattttttgtttttctccacagATGTATAAGCATCATGTGGCACAGACAGTCTCTTGGTAGTGGTTGTCTTCTAGTCTGGCACATTGCATGCAtttgatgctcaataaatacttgttgaaggaTTAAATAATCTTTCTTGTTCATAAACTTATTTCAAATGGGCTAACTAACATTTTGGTTCTCATTCTTGGTTTTCTTCCTGAATTAGAGTTCTCTGGGTCCAGCGATGGAATGTAATTAATCCTCAGAGAAAGATTCCATTTCCTAATTACAGGttcaaatcaatattttaaaatttttgattgaGGGGAAGGCTACTCACAATGACTGGTTTTATCAGTCAGGACTTTTTCAGTTGCAAGAG
Above is a window of Choloepus didactylus isolate mChoDid1 chromosome 8, mChoDid1.pri, whole genome shotgun sequence DNA encoding:
- the LOC119542043 gene encoding multiple coagulation factor deficiency protein 2 homolog — protein: MTMGSLWLFRTPFLCSLLWAFCTPGARTEEPGASFSHPGSAGLDRNTVHDQEHILEHLEGVINKPEAEMSPQELQLHYFKMHDYDGNNLLDGLELSTAITHAHKEGSDQTLPMKEEDLINLIDGVLRDDDKNNDGYIDYAEFAKSLQ